A single Desulfovibrio piger DNA region contains:
- a CDS encoding GNAT family N-acetyltransferase, giving the protein MIHCRQEALDRLLPELPPLLQAHWDESEAALYGPQTYALDAERYACWERLGMLHVVTARDDSGRLRGYAAFTLTDCPHRPGRRLAALDGLYLAPAARKGLTVLHLLRTAEAGLRERGADVIQYSSPASRPCDALYRRLGARHTESVWHKELR; this is encoded by the coding sequence ATGATCCATTGTCGCCAGGAAGCGCTCGACCGCCTGCTGCCGGAGCTGCCGCCCCTGCTGCAGGCCCACTGGGACGAGAGCGAGGCCGCCCTGTACGGCCCGCAGACCTATGCGCTGGACGCGGAACGCTATGCCTGCTGGGAGCGCCTGGGCATGCTGCATGTGGTGACGGCCCGGGACGATTCCGGCCGCCTGCGGGGCTATGCCGCCTTCACCCTCACGGACTGCCCGCACCGTCCGGGCAGGCGTCTGGCCGCCCTGGACGGCCTGTACCTGGCCCCGGCCGCCCGCAAGGGCCTGACCGTCCTGCATCTGCTGCGCACGGCCGAGGCCGGGCTCAGGGAGCGCGGCGCGGACGTGATCCAGTACAGTTCCCCGGCCTCCCGGCCCTGTGACGCCCTGTATCGCCGTCTGGGGGCCCGCCATACGGAAAGCGTCTGGCACAAGGAGCTGCGCTGA
- the rbr gene encoding rubrerythrin → MKSLKGTQTEKNILTAFAGESQARNRYDFFAAKAKSDGYVLVRDIFQETALQEKEHAKRLFKFLEGGDVEIVGAFPAGIIGATEANLLASAAGENHEHTEMYPSFAAVAEKEGFSEIAAVMRSIAVAEAYHEKRFLALAKDIKEGRMFMREKATVWRCRNCGCLVEGTHAPEMCPACAHPKDHFEELNYTF, encoded by the coding sequence ATGAAATCTTTGAAAGGTACCCAGACCGAGAAAAACATCCTGACCGCTTTCGCCGGTGAATCTCAGGCCCGCAACCGTTACGACTTCTTTGCTGCCAAAGCCAAAAGCGATGGCTACGTCCTGGTGCGCGACATCTTCCAGGAAACCGCCCTGCAGGAAAAGGAACACGCCAAGCGGCTGTTCAAGTTCCTTGAAGGCGGCGATGTGGAGATCGTGGGCGCTTTCCCCGCCGGCATCATCGGTGCCACCGAGGCCAACCTGCTGGCCTCCGCTGCCGGTGAAAACCACGAGCACACGGAAATGTATCCTTCCTTCGCCGCTGTGGCCGAAAAGGAAGGCTTCTCCGAGATCGCCGCTGTGATGCGCAGCATCGCCGTGGCCGAAGCCTACCACGAAAAGCGCTTCCTGGCCCTGGCCAAAGACATCAAGGAAGGCCGCATGTTCATGCGTGAAAAAGCCACCGTGTGGCGCTGCCGTAACTGCGGCTGCCTGGTGGAAGGCACCCACGCTCCCGAAATGTGCCCGGCCTGTGCCCATCCCAAGGACCACTTCGAAGAACTGAACTACACCTTCTAG
- a CDS encoding M48 family metallopeptidase, which yields MQPVSAPSSVQLLDDADAVLFTLADGSRHVARLIPSARARKLRLRLSPGRGLLLTVPAGMPARALPALLFSFLPWLERHLPACPAPAPPVVPESLLLPLRGTALRVVAAGPLAEGRRQSPSCAEPPLLLRSGGKRLLALVRDAELRLYAAAAPEDAALLLRHWCRHQAARLLPPHLRQLALQEGLTVARVSIRDQRRRWGSCSARDGGSICLNWRAVLLPLPLLDHLCWHELCHLRHMDHSPAYRQTLARVSPDWKLQERRLTAFWRDLPAWARPRPVPAPKEAAGKAALQARDSPV from the coding sequence ATGCAACCTGTCTCCGCCCCTTCCTCCGTCCAGCTCCTCGATGATGCGGATGCCGTTCTGTTCACCCTGGCAGACGGCAGCCGCCATGTGGCACGCCTGATCCCTTCCGCCAGGGCCCGGAAGCTGCGCCTGCGCCTGTCCCCTGGGCGGGGCCTGCTCCTGACCGTGCCTGCCGGCATGCCCGCCAGGGCCCTGCCTGCCCTGCTCTTCTCCTTCCTGCCCTGGCTGGAGCGTCACCTCCCCGCCTGTCCCGCGCCCGCACCGCCCGTCGTGCCCGAGAGCCTCCTCCTGCCCCTGCGCGGTACGGCCCTGCGGGTCGTTGCCGCCGGGCCGCTGGCTGAAGGCCGCCGCCAGAGCCCCTCCTGCGCGGAGCCCCCCCTGCTGCTGCGTTCCGGCGGCAAACGCCTGCTGGCCCTGGTCCGGGACGCGGAACTGCGGCTCTATGCTGCTGCTGCGCCGGAAGATGCCGCCCTGCTGCTGCGCCACTGGTGCCGTCACCAGGCGGCAAGGCTGCTGCCGCCGCACCTGCGACAGCTCGCCCTTCAGGAAGGACTCACCGTCGCCCGGGTCAGCATCAGGGACCAGCGCCGCCGCTGGGGCAGCTGCAGTGCCCGTGACGGCGGCAGCATCTGCCTCAACTGGCGTGCCGTCCTGCTGCCCCTGCCCCTGCTGGACCACCTGTGCTGGCACGAGCTGTGCCACCTGCGCCATATGGATCATTCCCCGGCCTACCGGCAGACACTGGCCCGGGTCTCTCCCGACTGGAAACTCCAGGAACGCCGTCTGACCGCCTTCTGGCGCGACCTGCCGGCCTGGGCACGCCCCCGCCCCGTACCGGCTCCGAAGGAAGCCGCCGGAAAGGCGGCTTTACAAGCCCGGGACAGCCCCGTATAG
- a CDS encoding sulfite exporter TauE/SafE family protein has product MDGASFFICFAGWTLGGIVNGISGLGAGIFALPIVLLVTDIKTASLITCIICIPLPAILGWQFRRHYRLADLRLLFLGTIPGALLGVALLPRIPARALQMGLGIMLMAHMLWHLLAHRPGPLRSPLLWGTASGAVAGFIQAVSGLGGPPIGMYAQLAHWDKDRTRGNISLYFLGLSLPLVLTQYLAGYYTGPVLQGLIPCLLGCGTGLAISYPLARRIGEAGFQRLLAIVIGLSGFSILTRALLDS; this is encoded by the coding sequence ATGGACGGGGCATCATTCTTCATCTGTTTCGCGGGCTGGACCCTGGGTGGTATCGTCAACGGCATCAGCGGCCTGGGGGCGGGTATCTTCGCCCTGCCCATCGTCCTGCTGGTCACGGACATCAAGACGGCCTCCCTCATCACCTGCATCATCTGCATCCCCCTGCCCGCCATCCTGGGCTGGCAGTTCCGCCGCCATTACCGCCTGGCCGATCTTCGGCTGCTGTTCCTGGGCACCATCCCCGGTGCCCTGCTGGGCGTGGCCCTGCTGCCGCGCATCCCCGCGCGCGCCCTGCAGATGGGCCTGGGGATCATGCTCATGGCCCACATGCTCTGGCATCTGCTCGCCCACCGGCCGGGGCCCCTGCGCTCCCCCCTGCTCTGGGGAACGGCCAGCGGGGCGGTGGCCGGCTTCATCCAGGCCGTGAGCGGCCTCGGCGGCCCGCCCATCGGCATGTACGCCCAGCTGGCCCACTGGGACAAGGACCGCACGCGCGGCAATATCAGCCTGTACTTCCTGGGGCTCTCCCTGCCCCTGGTCCTCACGCAGTATCTGGCGGGCTATTACACCGGGCCCGTGCTCCAGGGCCTGATCCCCTGCCTGCTGGGCTGCGGCACGGGCCTGGCCATCAGCTATCCCCTGGCCCGCAGGATCGGCGAGGCCGGCTTCCAGCGCCTGCTGGCCATCGTCATCGGCCTGTCGGGCTTCTCCATCCTCACGCGGGCCCTGCTGGACAGCTGA
- a CDS encoding potassium channel family protein, producing the protein MAEKTLEIGIIGLGKFGLRMATTLASLGHTVIGIDMSDARVQLAEEQLDTVYKADATSLSVLRSLHVQDLDWVVISVGEGVEQSLSITLNIQELGGPKIWVKASNEEHKKILQRLHVDRAIVPEMEAAVMAAHQLCHPGMLDLIPKYGGIAIQELRVDNWHGRTLVDLNLIQSFGVMVMGIRPAGERVFQFVPPALTVLHKGDTLVVAGRADAVRKLEP; encoded by the coding sequence ATGGCAGAGAAAACTTTGGAAATCGGCATCATCGGTCTGGGAAAATTCGGCCTGCGCATGGCCACGACTCTGGCTTCCCTGGGCCATACGGTCATCGGCATCGACATGTCCGATGCCCGTGTGCAGCTGGCAGAAGAGCAGCTGGACACGGTCTACAAGGCCGACGCCACCAGCCTGAGCGTCCTGCGCTCCCTGCATGTGCAGGATCTGGACTGGGTGGTCATCAGTGTGGGCGAGGGGGTGGAACAGTCCCTGAGCATCACGCTCAACATCCAGGAGCTGGGCGGCCCCAAGATCTGGGTCAAGGCCTCCAACGAGGAGCACAAGAAGATCCTGCAGCGCCTGCATGTGGACAGGGCCATCGTGCCCGAGATGGAGGCCGCCGTCATGGCCGCGCACCAGCTGTGCCATCCGGGCATGCTGGACCTGATCCCCAAATACGGCGGCATCGCCATCCAGGAGCTGCGCGTCGACAACTGGCACGGGCGCACGCTGGTGGACCTGAACCTGATCCAGTCCTTCGGGGTCATGGTCATGGGCATCCGTCCGGCAGGCGAGCGTGTCTTCCAGTTCGTCCCGCCGGCGCTCACCGTGCTGCACAAGGGCGATACGCTGGTAGTGGCCGGCAGGGCCGATGCCGTGCGCAAACTGGAGCCGTAA
- a CDS encoding TrkH family potassium uptake protein, with translation MQRKRYLTPLTWPAISFAAMILLGTLALCLPVCQGEGTGLSVVDAAFLSTSAVCVTGLSPVDISRALSPVGQGVLLVLIQVGGLGVMTYTSLIFLLWRKQVPFTSREAVSQALLGGDFNMGQFLLQVVCIVLGVELLAALVLFWHDPEFFSPFSALFHAVSAFCNAGFALAPDNMMAFREDGLVCTVICLCIVLGGIGFGVLRECLGILSRGRLAPVTRLSRLSRLVINTSLFLIVAGALLIFVVEWRRAGNEDLVGDGLHLFLVSLFHSVSARTAGFNMVDMAHWSHASLLVLMVLMFIGGGPGSCAGGIKIVTFRLLVGYVAAQVRGDRQIVFHKRGVPPENLTRALTLFLLYTLSIFFSVFLLTITENGILHRLEGQSMAFIRLLFEVVSAQGTVGLSVNLTPELTSEGKCVLIFNMFAGRVGLLSLLLALRSLRPKKAYAYAESQLPVG, from the coding sequence ATGCAGCGCAAACGTTATCTCACCCCCCTGACATGGCCGGCCATTTCCTTTGCGGCCATGATCCTGCTGGGGACGCTGGCCCTGTGCCTGCCCGTCTGCCAGGGGGAGGGCACGGGCCTCTCCGTGGTGGATGCCGCTTTCCTTTCCACGTCCGCGGTATGTGTGACCGGCCTGTCCCCGGTGGACATCAGCCGGGCGCTGAGCCCGGTGGGGCAGGGGGTGCTGCTCGTGCTCATCCAGGTGGGCGGTCTGGGCGTCATGACCTATACCAGCCTGATCTTCCTTTTGTGGCGCAAGCAGGTGCCCTTCACCAGCCGGGAGGCCGTGAGCCAGGCCCTGCTGGGCGGGGATTTCAATATGGGGCAGTTCCTCCTGCAGGTCGTATGCATCGTCCTGGGCGTGGAGCTGCTGGCGGCGCTGGTGCTTTTTTGGCATGACCCGGAGTTCTTTTCCCCGTTCAGCGCCCTGTTCCACGCGGTCTCGGCCTTTTGCAATGCCGGTTTCGCCCTGGCCCCGGACAATATGATGGCCTTCCGGGAAGACGGCCTGGTCTGCACGGTCATCTGCCTCTGCATCGTCCTGGGGGGCATCGGTTTCGGCGTGCTGCGGGAATGCCTGGGCATCCTGAGCCGGGGACGCCTGGCGCCGGTGACACGCCTGAGCCGCCTGAGCCGTCTGGTCATCAACACCAGCCTATTCCTCATCGTGGCCGGGGCATTGCTGATCTTCGTGGTGGAGTGGCGCCGCGCGGGCAATGAAGACCTGGTGGGGGACGGCCTCCATCTGTTCCTCGTCTCCCTGTTCCATTCCGTCTCGGCCCGCACCGCGGGCTTCAATATGGTGGACATGGCCCACTGGAGCCACGCGAGTTTGCTGGTCCTGATGGTCCTGATGTTCATCGGCGGCGGGCCGGGCTCGTGCGCCGGCGGCATCAAGATCGTGACTTTCCGCCTGCTGGTGGGCTATGTGGCCGCCCAGGTGCGCGGGGATCGCCAGATCGTCTTCCACAAGCGGGGCGTGCCGCCCGAAAACCTGACGCGGGCCCTGACGCTCTTTTTGCTGTACACGCTGAGCATCTTTTTTTCCGTCTTTTTGCTGACCATCACGGAAAACGGCATCCTGCACCGGCTTGAGGGACAGAGCATGGCCTTCATCCGTTTGCTGTTCGAGGTAGTCTCGGCGCAGGGCACCGTGGGGCTCAGCGTCAATCTGACCCCCGAGCTGACCAGTGAAGGCAAGTGCGTCCTGATCTTCAACATGTTCGCCGGGCGTGTGGGGCTGCTCTCCCTGCTGCTGGCCCTGCGCAGCCTGCGGCCCAAGAAGGCCTATGCCTACGCGGAAAGCCAGCTGCCCGTGGGATAA
- the thiC gene encoding phosphomethylpyrimidine synthase ThiC — protein sequence MSSILSRNAALRGLLDQHLAALSQEEGLAPETITSALEAGSMVLLGNPAHAGLAPIVVGQPSRIKVNANIGTSPLCNCLHTEKRKLAVALEAGADTVMDLSIAGDLDAIRTGMLAACPRPLGTVPMYSVGQQILDNDRDIASMQPDDLFAEIEKQARQGVDFMTVHCGLTRRGAEMAVREDRVMGVVSRGGSMLARWMLENGKENPLLEYFDRLIDVCRQFNVTLSLGDGLRPGAGVDAGDAAQWEEVITLGRLAKYALEQGVQCMIEGPGHVPMNQVRTQIQGIKRLTNNAPLYVLGPLCCDSAPGYDHIAGAIGGALGVEAGVDFLCYLTPAEHLTLPDEDDVRAGVMASRVAAHVGEVALGRERAVRREATMNAGRKALDWDMMRDAALDPRQLDKRREEHKHEDVCAMCGKFCAVKMLKDQKKDQG from the coding sequence ATGTCTTCCATCCTCTCCCGCAATGCCGCCTTGCGCGGCCTTCTGGACCAGCATCTGGCCGCCCTTTCCCAGGAAGAGGGCCTTGCCCCTGAAACCATCACCAGCGCCCTCGAAGCCGGCAGCATGGTCCTGCTGGGCAATCCCGCCCATGCGGGCCTGGCGCCCATCGTCGTGGGCCAGCCCTCGCGCATCAAGGTCAACGCCAATATCGGCACCTCGCCGCTGTGCAACTGTCTGCACACCGAAAAGCGCAAGCTGGCCGTGGCTCTGGAAGCCGGCGCCGATACGGTCATGGATCTTTCCATCGCCGGGGATCTGGACGCCATCCGCACCGGCATGCTGGCTGCCTGCCCCCGTCCTCTGGGCACGGTGCCCATGTATTCCGTGGGCCAGCAGATCCTGGACAACGACCGGGACATCGCCAGCATGCAGCCTGACGACCTGTTCGCCGAGATCGAAAAGCAGGCCCGCCAGGGTGTGGACTTCATGACCGTCCACTGCGGCCTGACCAGGCGCGGCGCGGAAATGGCCGTCAGGGAAGATCGTGTCATGGGCGTCGTCTCGCGCGGCGGCTCCATGCTGGCCCGCTGGATGCTGGAAAACGGCAAGGAAAATCCCCTGCTGGAATATTTCGACCGTCTCATCGATGTGTGCCGCCAGTTCAACGTCACCCTGTCCCTGGGCGATGGTCTGCGCCCCGGCGCGGGTGTGGACGCCGGTGACGCCGCCCAGTGGGAAGAGGTCATCACCCTGGGCCGTCTGGCCAAATATGCTCTGGAACAGGGCGTGCAGTGCATGATCGAAGGCCCCGGCCATGTGCCCATGAACCAGGTCCGCACCCAGATCCAGGGCATCAAGCGCCTGACCAACAACGCGCCCCTCTATGTCCTTGGCCCCTTGTGCTGCGACAGCGCCCCGGGCTACGACCACATCGCCGGTGCCATCGGCGGTGCCCTGGGCGTGGAAGCCGGTGTGGACTTCCTCTGCTACCTGACCCCGGCCGAGCATCTGACCCTGCCCGATGAGGACGACGTGCGCGCCGGTGTCATGGCCTCGCGCGTGGCCGCCCATGTGGGCGAAGTGGCCCTGGGCCGCGAACGTGCCGTGCGCCGCGAAGCCACCATGAACGCCGGCCGCAAGGCCCTGGACTGGGACATGATGCGCGACGCCGCCCTTGATCCCCGGCAGCTGGACAAGCGCCGCGAGGAGCACAAGCACGAGGATGTCTGCGCCATGTGCGGCAAGTTCTGCGCTGTGAAGATGCTCAAGGACCAGAAGAAAGACCAGGGATAG
- a CDS encoding DMT family transporter, protein MPISQKSLHVMLHLFLVYISWGSTYIGYKFSLGVAGPFMVGGSRMVLGGILLALVLMLSGRWRRPAKKDWIHAAWMGVFMVLMASGFLAKGQESVASSTAAVITGSTPITMLVAGWLFAHEPRPSPMQWTGLCTGTCGLILLACSQQNVGGVQQSSISGMIWVFTATLGWVAGTLLTRRFPFRTRLSSLQSCALLLFVGGLECLVVAFLDGEQHAMHYENIRWPVIVAFAWMCTGGSVIAYACYFWLLEHVPIATAVSYEYVVPVIGIFLGWLLGGEMLTWRMLLACSMTVGSVFFIMWHRERH, encoded by the coding sequence ATGCCCATTTCGCAAAAATCCCTGCACGTCATGCTGCACCTTTTCCTGGTGTATATCTCGTGGGGATCCACCTATATCGGTTACAAATTCAGCCTCGGGGTGGCAGGCCCCTTCATGGTGGGCGGCAGCCGCATGGTGCTGGGCGGCATCCTGCTGGCCCTGGTGCTGATGCTGTCGGGCCGCTGGCGGCGGCCGGCGAAAAAAGACTGGATACACGCTGCCTGGATGGGGGTATTCATGGTCCTCATGGCCAGCGGCTTCCTGGCCAAGGGGCAGGAAAGCGTGGCCTCCTCAACGGCGGCGGTCATCACCGGCTCTACGCCCATCACCATGCTGGTGGCCGGCTGGCTGTTCGCCCATGAGCCCCGCCCGAGCCCCATGCAGTGGACAGGCCTGTGCACCGGGACCTGTGGCCTCATCCTGCTTGCCTGCAGCCAGCAGAACGTGGGCGGCGTGCAGCAAAGCAGCATCAGCGGCATGATCTGGGTCTTCACGGCCACCCTCGGCTGGGTGGCAGGCACGCTCCTGACGCGGCGTTTTCCCTTCAGGACCCGTCTTTCCAGCCTCCAGTCCTGTGCCTTGCTCCTTTTCGTGGGCGGACTGGAATGCCTTGTGGTGGCTTTCCTGGACGGGGAGCAGCACGCGATGCACTATGAGAACATCCGCTGGCCCGTCATCGTGGCCTTTGCCTGGATGTGTACCGGCGGCTCGGTCATCGCCTATGCCTGCTACTTCTGGCTGCTGGAGCACGTCCCCATCGCCACGGCCGTTTCCTACGAATATGTGGTGCCTGTGATCGGCATCTTCCTGGGCTGGCTGCTGGGCGGCGAGATGCTGACCTGGAGGATGCTCCTGGCCTGCAGCATGACGGTGGGCTCGGTCTTCTTCATCATGTGGCACCGCGAAAGGCATTGA
- a CDS encoding Fur family transcriptional regulator — MSRKGLNTTAQRRIIADVFFELPGHHSLEEFYQHVQKLDPRIGQTTVYRTLKLLCDAGMATEIHFSDGITRYEVAAPDSHHDHIVCQSCGKIVEIYDPRIEKLQQELTRKHGFLLLRHVHILSGLCADCQKKMQK, encoded by the coding sequence ATGAGCCGCAAAGGCCTGAACACCACGGCCCAGCGGCGGATCATCGCCGATGTCTTTTTTGAACTCCCCGGCCACCACTCGCTGGAGGAGTTCTACCAGCATGTCCAGAAGCTGGACCCGCGCATCGGCCAGACCACCGTCTACCGGACACTCAAGCTCCTGTGTGATGCCGGCATGGCGACGGAGATCCACTTCAGTGACGGCATCACCCGCTACGAGGTGGCCGCTCCCGACAGCCACCATGACCATATCGTCTGCCAGTCCTGCGGCAAGATCGTCGAGATCTATGATCCCCGCATCGAGAAGCTGCAGCAGGAACTGACCAGGAAGCACGGCTTCCTGCTGCTGCGGCACGTGCACATCCTTTCCGGTCTTTGCGCCGACTGCCAGAAAAAAATGCAGAAATGA
- the thyX gene encoding FAD-dependent thymidylate synthase, producing MLDEKYTGNGKVVLLAGGGKIYTDIAARFVRSERSLEEIAASPYSRQIVRNILESGHRAALEFDFFLFGVEGYSRVTETQLVRKRLASYLIKSGRAELGGKRRFSVVYPASVRDFGAEVTLPDGHRARLSGRDLADLTRQWYDAGLEAGLPEEDLRYLKPQATEFKAIIGMNAHALLDWFSIRCCRNAQHEIRHLAWQMLSLCRKAAPDLFQGAGPSCVHLGYCPENRLQNPKCRGRILTQEEALAILREHRGAQVARAEDFDAE from the coding sequence ATGCTGGATGAAAAATATACCGGGAACGGCAAAGTGGTGCTGCTGGCCGGGGGCGGCAAGATCTACACGGACATCGCGGCGCGTTTCGTGCGCAGTGAACGCAGCCTGGAAGAGATAGCGGCCTCGCCCTATTCCCGGCAGATCGTGCGCAACATCCTGGAAAGCGGGCATCGCGCCGCCCTGGAATTCGACTTTTTCCTCTTTGGGGTGGAGGGCTATTCCCGCGTGACGGAGACACAGCTGGTGCGCAAGCGCCTGGCCTCCTACCTCATCAAGTCGGGGCGCGCGGAACTGGGCGGCAAGCGGCGTTTTTCCGTGGTCTATCCTGCCAGCGTGCGCGATTTCGGCGCCGAGGTGACCCTGCCTGACGGGCACAGGGCCCGCCTGTCCGGCCGCGATCTGGCCGACCTGACCCGCCAGTGGTACGACGCCGGGCTGGAAGCCGGACTGCCGGAAGAGGACCTGCGCTACCTCAAGCCCCAGGCCACGGAATTCAAGGCCATCATCGGCATGAACGCCCATGCCCTGCTGGACTGGTTCTCCATCCGCTGCTGCCGCAACGCCCAGCACGAGATCCGCCATCTGGCCTGGCAGATGCTTTCCCTGTGCCGCAAGGCCGCGCCGGACCTGTTCCAGGGCGCGGGGCCCAGCTGCGTGCATCTGGGCTATTGCCCGGAAAACCGCCTGCAGAACCCCAAGTGCCGCGGCCGTATCCTGACCCAGGAAGAAGCCCTGGCCATCCTGCGTGAACATAGGGGCGCCCAGGTGGCCCGCGCCGAAGATTTCGACGCGGAATAG
- the trpB gene encoding tryptophan synthase subunit beta — MSKDIKAFCQPDSRGFFGAYGGQYVPDAIKARLDELDQAFREALADPAFTQEMQRLLLHFAGRPSPVFHCRNLSGKLGGAQIWLKREDLNHLGAHKVNNTLGQCLLAKRMGKTRVIAETGAGQHGVGTAASAALMGLECVICMGEVDVIRQHLNVTRMEMLGARVHTAMSGQRTLKEAVDEALEMWVNEPETFYVLGSAVGPHPYPLMVRHFQSVIGSEARAQMLEFAGRLPDVAMACVGGGSNAVGLFSGFVHDEGVRLIGVEPGGRGSGYGQHAASLCYGEPGVLHGFHSYMIKNDKGEAGEVYSISAGLDYPSVGPELAELKDAGRAEYVSITDEEALQAFYALSRNEGILPALESSHALAYAMKLAPTMDKDAIILVNLSGRGDKDVAQVADLVHSGAFVPADR, encoded by the coding sequence ATGAGCAAGGATATCAAAGCCTTCTGCCAGCCTGACAGCAGGGGCTTCTTCGGTGCGTACGGCGGCCAGTATGTGCCCGATGCCATCAAGGCCCGCCTGGACGAACTGGACCAGGCCTTCAGGGAAGCCCTGGCCGACCCCGCATTCACGCAGGAGATGCAGCGCCTGCTGCTGCACTTTGCCGGTCGTCCCAGCCCTGTCTTCCACTGCCGCAACCTCAGCGGGAAGCTGGGCGGCGCGCAGATCTGGCTGAAGCGTGAAGACCTCAACCATCTGGGCGCCCACAAGGTCAACAACACCCTCGGCCAGTGCCTGCTGGCCAAGCGCATGGGCAAGACCCGCGTCATCGCCGAGACCGGCGCGGGCCAGCACGGCGTGGGCACCGCGGCCAGTGCCGCCCTCATGGGCCTGGAGTGCGTCATCTGCATGGGCGAGGTGGACGTCATCCGCCAGCACCTCAATGTGACCCGCATGGAGATGCTGGGCGCCCGCGTGCACACGGCCATGAGCGGCCAGCGCACCCTCAAGGAGGCTGTGGACGAGGCCCTGGAGATGTGGGTCAACGAGCCCGAGACCTTCTATGTGCTGGGTTCCGCCGTGGGCCCGCACCCCTATCCGCTCATGGTGCGCCACTTCCAGTCCGTCATCGGCAGCGAGGCCCGCGCCCAGATGCTGGAATTCGCCGGGCGCCTGCCCGACGTGGCCATGGCCTGCGTGGGCGGCGGCTCCAATGCCGTGGGCCTGTTCTCCGGCTTCGTGCATGACGAGGGCGTGCGCCTCATCGGCGTGGAGCCCGGCGGCCGCGGCAGCGGGTATGGCCAGCATGCGGCCTCGCTCTGCTACGGCGAGCCCGGCGTGCTGCACGGTTTCCATTCCTACATGATCAAGAACGACAAGGGCGAGGCCGGTGAGGTCTATTCCATCTCCGCCGGCCTGGACTATCCTTCCGTGGGCCCCGAACTGGCCGAACTCAAGGACGCCGGACGTGCCGAATATGTGAGCATCACCGATGAGGAGGCCCTGCAGGCCTTCTATGCCCTGTCGCGCAACGAAGGCATCCTGCCCGCGCTGGAATCCTCCCATGCGCTGGCCTATGCCATGAAGCTGGCCCCCACCATGGACAAGGACGCCATCATCCTGGTGAACCTGTCTGGCCGCGGCGACAAGGACGTGGCCCAGGTGGCCGATCTGGTGCACAGCGGCGCCTTCGTGCCCGCCGACAGGTAG
- a CDS encoding fumarate hydratase, whose amino-acid sequence MREIDAATISAAVAKLAVQACCHLPADVRDAFRQRLDQEPSPVGRNILEQLLENADIAARDDIPICQDTGLAVVFAEVGQEVHITGGDFEAAIHEGVRRGYVDGYLRKSCVAEPLFERRNTGDNTPAVIHTRIVPGDGLTLRLAPKGAGSENKSVVRMLVPADGIEGVRKVVLDAVLAAGPNSCPPLVVGVGLGGTMEVAALCAKRAAARDLESRNPDPRYAAFEDELLELINRTGIGPQGLGGETTALKVHVEWAPTHIASLPVAVNINCHAARHAEVRL is encoded by the coding sequence ATGCGAGAGATCGACGCCGCGACCATCAGTGCCGCCGTGGCAAAGCTGGCCGTGCAGGCCTGCTGTCATCTGCCCGCCGATGTCCGGGACGCGTTCCGGCAGCGGCTGGACCAAGAGCCTTCGCCCGTGGGGCGCAATATCCTGGAACAGCTGCTGGAGAACGCGGACATCGCCGCGCGGGACGACATCCCCATCTGCCAGGACACCGGCCTGGCCGTGGTCTTTGCCGAGGTGGGGCAGGAGGTGCACATCACGGGCGGCGATTTTGAGGCCGCCATCCACGAAGGCGTGCGCCGCGGCTATGTGGACGGCTATCTGCGCAAATCCTGTGTGGCCGAGCCCCTGTTCGAGCGCAGGAACACCGGTGACAACACCCCGGCCGTCATCCACACCCGCATCGTGCCCGGCGACGGCCTGACCCTGCGTCTGGCCCCCAAGGGAGCCGGTTCCGAGAACAAGAGCGTGGTCAGGATGCTGGTGCCCGCCGACGGCATCGAAGGCGTGCGCAAGGTGGTGCTGGACGCCGTGCTGGCGGCCGGGCCCAACTCCTGTCCGCCCCTGGTGGTGGGCGTGGGCCTGGGCGGCACCATGGAAGTGGCCGCCCTGTGCGCCAAGCGCGCCGCGGCCCGCGACCTGGAGAGCCGCAACCCCGACCCCCGCTACGCCGCCTTCGAGGACGAGCTGCTGGAGCTCATCAACCGCACGGGCATCGGCCCCCAGGGCCTGGGCGGCGAGACCACGGCCCTCAAGGTGCATGTGGAATGGGCCCCCACCCATATCGCCTCCCTGCCGGTGGCGGTCAACATCAACTGCCATGCGGCGCGCCACGCCGAAGTGCGCCTGTAG